The stretch of DNA CATATCGCCGCACGAGTAAATTTTTTCAATCACCTAGCAGGCTGCTGAAAAATGCCGTTCATCCTTCGACCCTTCGGCCTGGCTCAGGACAGGCAAAGCTCAGGACGAACGGAGGAGGGATTGAAATCACAGGAGAATTTCCGTTCGTGCTGAGGCTCTCGAAGCACGAGTGCCTTTTTTCAGCAACCTGCTAGCGTTGAATGGCTAGCTCCTTCCGCGCCTTTTCCACGAACGTGTAATCCACCACCCGGGCGACCGTCACCGGCTTGCTCACGCGAGCGTTCTCTCTTGCGAGATCGATGAGGGCCTGGATGCCCTCCGGCTCCACCGAGGCATCCCTGGTCAAGCCCCGGCGGAGATGGCGGAAAATCTCTCCCGCAAGCTTCCGGTCGCCGATCTTGAGCCTCTTCATCACGAGGTCGAGAATCTCATCGCGGTGTTTCTCTTCCCACGTAAACATCAGTCCGCGAAGCGTCGCCCGCACCATCTTCAAGACCTCGTCGGGATGTTCCCGGATCTTTCTTTCGGATGTGCCAAATCCGGTCTGGGGGAATCGCATGATATCGCCGAAGAAGACCAGCTCGGAGTATCCCTTCTCGAACGCATAAATGTTGAAAGGAATACCCAGAATCGTGGCATCGGCGACGCCCGATTCGAGCGCCGCGAGGCGGCTCCCGTCCCCACCGCCCATCGGCATGATCGAGACGTCCCGGTCGGCGTCCAAGCCGAAATGCTTCATC from Candidatus Binatia bacterium encodes:
- a CDS encoding ABC transporter substrate-binding protein, translated to MKTRSACLLAALAAFLLSISSTTQAQPGAKKIRMGISTTSIVFLPFYAAVQKGFYKDEGIDLELIVMSATLASTAVLTGDVDYNGAVTGVIGAAVQGRPLKVLIFTADRPLSFLMAKKEIKGGGDLKGKRVAGSSPGGSATLLARLAMKHFGLDADRDVSIMPMGGGDGSRLAALESGVADATILGIPFNIYAFEKGYSELVFFGDIMRFPQTGFGTSERKIREHPDEVLKMVRATLRGLMFTWEEKHRDEILDLVMKRLKIGDRKLAGEIFRHLRRGLTRDASVEPEGIQALIDLARENARVSKPVTVARVVDYTFVEKARKELAIQR